CACGCGATGGACGTTGCGGTGGTGAACCAGCGGCTCGTAGAAACCGGTCACCTCGGGGAGTGTCAGCTTGAGCAGGACGGGTGCCGAGACGTTCTCCAGCGACTCGAGAATCGATTCGAGCATGAGCGACTCGGCCTCCTGTTTCGTGTCGCTGTCGACGGAGATCTCCGGCTCGAGGATCGGCACCAGACCTGCGGCCAGCACCTGCTCACCGATCTCGAACTGCTGCGCGACGATGGATGCGATGCCTGACCGGCTCGCCCCGTGCACCACCGAGCGCGCCTTGGTGCCGAAGATGCCATGGTCCCGCGCCTGGACGAGCAGCATGTCGAGGCCGTCGATGGGGGCCATGACCTGGACGTCGTCGGACCGGTCGACGAGCCCCTTGTCGATCTTGACGAACGGGACGATCCGTTTCGTGTCCCACAAGTAGCGTGCCGAGGGGGTCCCGTCGATGTCGCGGTGCATCGTGTCCTCGAACAGGATCGCGCCCAGGATCCGCTCGTCGAAGGCCGGCGACGTGGCGATGCGCACCCGGAACGTGTGCATCACGTCGAACATCTCGCTCGAGGACGAGTACTGGTCCGGCGCCACGCCGTACGCCTCGAGAGCCTTCGGGG
Above is a genomic segment from Aeromicrobium chenweiae containing:
- a CDS encoding fructose bisphosphate aldolase; the protein is MNDEQLSRVRGGGGFFAALDQSGGSTPKALEAYGVAPDQYSSSSEMFDVMHTFRVRIATSPAFDERILGAILFEDTMHRDIDGTPSARYLWDTKRIVPFVKIDKGLVDRSDDVQVMAPIDGLDMLLVQARDHGIFGTKARSVVHGASRSGIASIVAQQFEIGEQVLAAGLVPILEPEISVDSDTKQEAESLMLESILESLENVSAPVLLKLTLPEVTGFYEPLVHHRNVHRVVALSGGYSLDEATRRLAANHGVIASFSRALTGALRIDQSDEEFNRVLDETIEKIAEASRT